In the genome of Bremerella sp. P1, the window CTGGATGGCGACTCCGGCCGGTGCCGGTTTGCCGTCGATGGTGACCGTTCCGGTCAACGACGGCAAACCGCTGCCACCGCAACCGGCCGCCGCAGCCAGTAAGGCCACGGCAAGGAGTTTCGATAAGCCAAGGGCGCGTAATATCTGCATGTGCATGTGATGACCTCCCTGCGATTAGTACTCACCCAGAGGCTGACCGTCGTCACGCAAACCAAGCTTCTGGTAGACGCCGATGGTCGACTTGTCGAGCGAGCCGTACGAACTGTACCAGGCAGCCGGGTTGCCGTCGTTCAAGAGCCCTTCACGCGAATCGATCGTTTCGCTGATGAAGTGCACGCTACCGTCGGCGAACAGGAAGTTGGCCCCGCCTGGGTGCAGGCTCGAGAACGCCAGGTAGAAACGTCCGACCAGCGGCTGATTCAACTTCTGACCAAACGTACGGCCGATGGCTTTCGGCGAAGACCACGACGATTCGGAGTTCACGTTACCGGTACCGACCCAGTAAGCCGCATGGTGAATGGAGTCGCGCTCGCCCACGGCAAACGTGTTGCTCGTTCCATCGGTGATGTCGGCCATGCGGATCCCCTTTTGCGGGTCCATCATACCGTGCTTGTTAGGAATGCTCGCCGTAGGAGACGCGCCCCAGTTGGTCGTGTAGTGACCCAGTACGCCGGCGTAATTGCTTTTAGCAGGCTTGGTCGAGTCAGGCCCGCCGGTGTGGCAGAAGTCGACCGAGGTGTTGATCACGTCGCCGGGATCGCTCGGGCAGATGTAGGCATCCAGCGGCGTCCGAATCAGGGCGACACCAGCGGCCGGCCAGCTGGACGAATTGTTGCCGGGCAGGAGATTGTCGAACTCTTGGCTGGTCACGCCCAGTTGATCGTGCAAGGCCGATTGTTCGAGGAACGGTAAGATCCGAGCACCCCAGCCCCAGGCTTTTCTCCAGGAAGCGGCATTCGCCTGGTCGTTAAAACCGTAGCCGGCCGGGAATTGGCCATAGGTGTCGTGAAAGTTGTGCAGGCCCAGACCGATCTGCTTGAGATTGTTGTTGCATTGCATCCGCCGGGCAGCTTCACGTGCCTGCTGGACGGCAGGCAGTAACAGGGCAATCAGAACGCCAATGATGGCGATGACAACCAACAGCTCGACGAGCGTAAAGGCTCGCTTTTTCATAGACAGGTCCTCTGGAAGGATACGCGGGATATTTAGATAAGAACATAAACAGGCAGAACGCCTAGTATCCCGTGATATCTTCCGTCCCGGATTGTGTCAATGCAATAAAACAGAGAAAAGGAAATAAATGCCCATAACGGATCTGAAAAGCCCGTTATGGCCCTAGATTACCTGTTGTGAATCGGAAAGACGAAGTTTGCAGGGCAAAAAGATGTGGGGAGACGCACCCCTACGAGTAGAGGTTATTCGGCCGCTGAATCTAGCGGTCTATGAGAATGGTTGCGTTTTGCCAGGCTCCTGGGCTGCTGTGCGGTAGAAATGAAAAAGGCCGGAAACCCATGATGGGTATCCGGCCTTGAGTGATCCGCGGTTCGACAGGAGCGTCGATCCGACTTGCTAGGAAGCATTACTTGCCGTTCTTCGAGATCTCGAGGTCGATGGTGTTGTGCCCACCACTGATGGTCACCTGACGGATCTCTTCGTAGTACTCGTTAGGAAAGGGTCGTTTCGGCATCTGCCCCGGTGCCGGCGGTGCGACGTTGGGCTGTACCAGCTTCACGACGCACGTTCCTAAACGAACCCCTTTGGTCGAAAGGGAGTATTCGGCTTCATATTGGCCCGACTCGTTCGTGACAGCCGTGCTGCCGCGAACGCCTTTGGTGACCGGGTCAAATTCAAGTTGCAGCCCTGCCGGAGCCGGCTGGCCGTCGATATAGACCGTGCCAGATACCGTTCCAATGCTGACTTCGCTGCTGCTGCCGCACCCGGTGGTGATCAGCAGCGTGAGCAAAAGTCCAAGGGGCGTCCATCTTGCTGCGCACATGGTTGATAAACTCTCATCGGTTGCGCCGCCGTGGCGACGACTAGAAATGTGGCTGACGTCAGAACTATGGCAGCGAGACCGTTTGGCCGTCGTCGCGAACGCCCAGCAGTTGGTAGACGCCCATGCCGCTGGCGTTGGCGTAAACCTGGTCGCGGACGCCGTTGCCGCCGAACCAACCGTTTGGTACGCCGTTCTTATCGAATTCGATGTGCTCGGAAATGAACTGGACCGAACCGTCGCAGAAGGCAAAGTAAGCTCCTTCGGTGTGCTGACTGGTGAAGCCCCAGTGTGCGGTGGCATTCATCGGGAAGGAAACGCACTTCGAGAGAGTGTTCTGTCGTTCGAGATAGCTGTTGCCAGGTGTACCGGCCCAGAAAGCCCAGCCACGTGGACCAGGAACCCAACCACCAGCTCGGGCCGAAGCTTCACCGATGGCGAATGTGTTGGAAAGACCGTCGGTGATCGCCGAGAACTCCAGGCCTTCCTTGTTGATGGCACCCGTGTTGGCCGCGGCATCCGAGTCCCAACCGGCTTGACCGTATCCACGCGAAGCCGCGTAGCTGATCACGCCGTATTCGACGCCGTCGTGTTCGTAGGTTTCCGGAGCGGTGGTCGATGGGCAACGCAGACCCGAGATAACCGTACCTAGCGCGTCGGTTGCGGCCGTGCCGGCGCTTCCGTCAACCGCTTGCGGGAAGGTATTCGAGTTGACACCAACCGTTTCGCTCAGGTTGTCCTGCTCCATGAACGGCAGAATCTGAGCAGCCCAACCCCAGAAAGTGTTATCCCGGCGGTACGAAGGCATTTCAAGGAACGTGTCGTGGTAGTTGTGAATCGCCAAGATGCTCTGCTTCAGGTTGTTGCGGCACTGCACCTTGCGGGCGGCTTCGCGGGCCTGTTGAACAGCCGGCAATAGAAGGGCGATCAAGACGCCGATGATGGCGATGACCACGAGTAGTTCTACAAGGGTAAAGGCTTGCTTCTTCATTAGATGATCTAATCCTGGAAAAATAACGCGAGATATCAAATGGGGCAAAGCATAAAAGTGAGGTACTATCCCGTGATATCGGATGGGCCGCCAGGTGTCAACGTAAAATCTGCTAAAAACCGAGAAGTTACATCTACAGGGTTGTATAGCCCTAGGTGACCAGAGGGGCTTGTGGAGGTTATTCCGAGGAGCATTTCCCCCGAGGTACTGGGGATAGTGGACAAGCGGTAACCATCTTGTCCGGTTTTAGAGGTAAGCGATGGCTTAGGCAGGTCTGCCCTTGACGGTGACTTTTCGAGGCAACAAGGGTGATTGAAGAACCGTTCGTCAACGTCTACTGGAGATGAACGCGATCTGCGCTGGTGTGCGGTGACTTAAGAATATCCCAGCTTTGCTTGAAGACTACCGCAAATGTCATCGAAGCGTTGCTTGAATTCATCGGGCCATTCGTCATACGACTTGTACTTTGGCGTCTCCAGCTTTTGCTTCTGCTTCGTGTTGACGGGCTGAATCTTCTTCGTATCGAAATCGATCGAAGTAAACTCTTCCAGTTCGGCAAGATTGCCGACTACCAAATCATCGAAGCTGAGTTCCATCGAAGGCAAGTCACGCAGGTCATCGATGATCCTCTGGTTGATGTTCGTCCAATACCAGCACGCCTTTTCAAAGGTCGTCAGTTCGGGCGAACCGGAGAGGAATGAACAATACCTCAACCGTTTTGAATTCCAGAAATCCTCAAACGACTTCTTGTTCATCGAAGACGTAAGCGTGTCTTTCGCGCTGCGGTGCAGGTGGATGAACTTAGAATTGGGAAACACTTCATTCAACAGAGGCGCAAGCGCGAAGAAGCGGTTGTTGGCCTCGAATTGAACGTCATGCCGAGTAAGGTAAAGCAATCCTTTGATGTACGAGCGGTTCTTAGAGCGAATCGCGTAGTCAACGCCGACATGATCCAGGCTAGGGTGCTTTTCGTGGTAACAGCCGGGCACATTATTGGACTTGAATAGCTCGGTTATGTAGCCGCTTCCACAACTGCCAGTGCATAGACAAAAGATCTTGTTCTCGCGGTTCTCGGCGCCAAAATCGAGGTATCGTGACTTCGTAACCGCCCAGAGCGTATCGCCTAGATAGCTGTTATCGATGAAGAAATTCAGGTGACCTCGCAGGCCCATTTATCTGCTCCGTAGGTCCACTCAAGAACAAGTTTGGCAGCCGGTTGTTCATGTCTAATCAGACGATTGACAGTCGAATTCTCGATTTAAGCCTACGTGCTTCATAGGGACAACCGAAAGGTCTGAGCCTCATGCAAAATTCGATGATTCTTCACATGAAGCCAATGTGGACTGGCAACGAGCGGCCGTAAGAGATACGGCCGCAGGTCTTAGAGCATTGGCGATTCTGGGATCGATGCGCTTTCGGCGACGCTAATCTTCGTCGTCGGCCTCGTCATCGTCGAACAGTTCGCCTTGGCCATCTTTCGGCTTTGTAGTTGCGGGGGCGTCCGCTTCGGCCGGCCGGTTCAGCATGTCGGCCAGCATCTCGTCGTCATCTTTGTCGACGATGAGCACGCCGCCACCGTAGTCGGCTTGGGTCGGATCGACTGCCTTGCCGCTTTCGTCGAGAACCATGTCGGCCTCGGCCGTCTTCTTCTTGGCGACTTCCAGCAGCTTTTCGTAGATGTCTTCTTTGTCGGTTCCGTTGATGTCGCTGACGGCTTGGGCCACTTCGCCCAGGTACCGACGGAAGATGCTACGACGGTCGGCCTGTTGCTTCACCTTCATCCGGCGACGAAGGAACATCCCCAGCTTACGTCCGACGGTCTGCAGCGCCAGTCGCATTTCCTTCTGGATTTCGTCGTAGCTGGCGACGGCTTCCTTGGCCTGGTTGGTAAACGGAACCCAGACGCTGGCAATGTGCACCATGATGGTGACCGGACCGCTGGGCAAGTTGCCGCGCGACTGCGACAGGCCATACGAACGCCAGTTGGTTTGCGCGATGGTCTTGGTGATCGCACAGTCGCCGTGCTGGAATTGCAGCGGCACGCGGTTGGCGTACCGGTAGACCTGCATCGACTGCCCTTCGTTGACGTTGACGTTCTGCATCGCTTCGAAGAGGTGGTCGATCTCTTTCGGCTTCAGCTTGTTGGGGCTCTTGCGCGTGCCGACCTTCGACTGCTTGATGATCTTGTCGGCCGCATCGGGACCGAGGCCATTGAACGTGAGGATCAGGAACTGGCGGACCGTTCGCGCGTCGGTTTCGTACAGCAGTTCTTTGAGCAGATCCTTGGTGATCTTCTGCGTTTCGACGTTGCCGCCGTAAGCCAACGCGACTTCAATCTGGAAGGGATTACCACGGTAAACGGCTGGGGGACGCGTGGCCGCGGCGTAGAACTCGGCCGGCACGACACTATGCAGCCCTTTAAGCAGTTGCTCTTCACCGATCGGCACGATGCAGTCAGTCGTGGGATTCGAGATCTTGGTGTCTTGAATCGCCGCGTACAGGTGCTCGGCGTGATCGCGATCGATACGCTTGACCCGCATGCGCGTGCTGAGCTTGGCCTTGTCGCAGATCTGCTTGGCAATGCCCGAACTGACGCGGGAAAACGAGGTCGTCAGAAAACCGGACAGGCTCGACTCGGTCGATTCCTTGCACATCGAAACGAGTCGGCCGAGCTCGACCCCGTAAGGATGCGGTTTGATTTCGGTCGCTTCAGGCGGCAAGATGTCGGTCGATCGGCGGTAGGTCTTTTGGTGGCCGCTGGGGTCGATGTAGTGCAGCGTGACGTGCGGGTTGGCGATCGCCGTTTGTTCGAGGTATTCGTCGACGCTGCCTTTGCCGCGCTGGTACTTGGCTTCCAGGTCGAGCGTGACGCGGGTGCCGGAAACCAACGGCTTGGGCTTGGCATCCGGCTTTTCGGGATCGTGATGGGTGACCCATTCGATGCCGTGGTCGGCGATGTACTGCTCTCCCTTTTCGCCGGGCGGGATGTCTTCGCCGTCCCCCTTGCCGTTGAGGATCTCGGGCTTGTTGACCTTGGTATCGATTCGCAGTTCGTAGTAGTGGGCAGGCTTCCTGGCACCTGTCTTGCTGACGATCTTGATCGGTTTGCCAGTGGTCAAAATGGCATACATACCGGCGGCACTAATACCGATACCCTGCTGGCCGCGGCTCATCCGCAGACGATGGAATTTCGAGCCATACAGCAGCTTGCCGAAGATCAGCGGGATTTGCTTTTTCAGAATGCCGGGCCCGTTGTCTTGGATGGCCGCTTTGTAGCGGCTTTCGCCTGTCTGTTCGACGTGCACCCAGATCTCGGGCAAGATGCCGGCTTCTTCACAGGCGTCCAGCGAGTTGTCGACGGCTTCCTTGATGGTCGTCAGCAGGGCCTTGCGCGGGTTGTCGAAACCCAGCATATGACGATTCTTGGCAAAGAACTCGCTCACCGAGATCTCGCGCTGCTTCTTGGCCATCGTTTCGGCCGTAGCGCGGCGGGGAGCAGACTTCTTACGCTTTGCGGTTCCGTTCGCAGTGGTGGTGGCGCCTTCCGACAACGTGGAAACTCCTGAAGCAACTGATGGGGTTTCGATCTAACCTGATCCGCTCGCCCCTCAGAAGAGAGGGTTCGGGGTAAGGGGCGAACCGGGTATCTGTTTTCCAACCCTCACCCTATCCCTCTCGCATGGAAAGAGCGAGGGGACGCGATGCGAATTGAATCGCCGATTGTAGTAAAGTTTGTCGATTACGGGGATAGCGGCAGGATCTGGAGATTGGGGATGACTGTCACACTCGGAAGAATAGGGGTTTTTGGCATGATGGCTTCATAAAGTCTCAGACTACCCATCCGAATAGCCGATTTAATCAACGACGGAAGGTCTGGACTTATCTGACCCGCGCAGATTGCCGAAGTACCCAGAGGCGGCGGTTTGGACCGGTTTCCCGACAAATTCACACAACGCGAAGCTAAGAAACCCATCCACGGCCAAAAGCGTGGTTGCCCAATTGCCGCATTTGGCAGGAGCTATCAATCGGATGAAACGCATTGCAACAACTTGTTTGTTCGCCCTGGTCCTGACTGCAGGCTGGATGGCGGTTGGCTCGACGGCTCAGGCTAACGAGTATGCCAGCCCACCGGTTTACCCCGACATCATGAACCAGTACTACGTCGCCGATCCGTACTACGGATATCCAGCTGCGATGTATACCGCTCCGATCACGACGCCTCCTTACGTTCCGCAAACGTACATCACGTATCCAGCACTGGATCCGCACGAGTTTCTGTATAAGCACCACCGCAACTACTACCACTACTACAACGGTGGTCAGGGTTTCAACCGTACCAAGGTTCACTGGTACGGTGGTCGAACTTGGCTGAATCCTTACAACCCGTTCTTTTAATCAGAAACTGCTCGAGCCGGACCACGTCCCTCGCTTCACGTAGGAAATAATGACGATGACCCAGACACGACTGATTCTCGCTCTCCTCGTCGGCCTGACCATTGGCGGCAGCGTGCAAACGGCTGAAGCTGGTTGGCTGTGGGGACGTGGCTACAGCAACAATGCAAACGCTCAGCATGCCTCGAACTTGCCTTGGCACGGCGGCTATGCCTACGCGAACTACGAAACGCCCGTTGCCATGGTCGTTCCGCCCAACGCGAACATGCAGACGAACTACTCGTGGGGCGTGCCTTCGAGCCGCATGACGCCTGTCTATCACCAGTTCGGTCGCGCTTACGCTGGCGGCATCACCGGTCACCCAAGTACCTTGGGTACGACCCCTTACTGGCCCAACGACACGCAGCAGTTCGGCGTTTACAACGTTCGTGGTCCTTGGACTTGGAACGCTGCTGACCTGGGTTACGGCTGGCACATGGGTTTCCACCATCGCCCACACTGGAACAACAAGATCGGTAGCTGCCCTAACGGCAACTGCTATGGCAACGGCTACTACGGCGGCGGTGCGTACGACGTCGAAGGTGGCAATGTCATCACCGAAGAAGGCTACGTGCCTGGCAGCTACAGCGAACAGCCGATCACTCCGGCTGAAGCTCCGACGCCTGCTCCCGTGCCAGCCGCTCCGCCAGAAGCTTAGTCCTGACTGGCCTCAAAGCGTGAATCAACGAAAGCTGAGCTCTCCAAACGAGGGCTCAGCTTTTTTTATGTTCTTGCCGTTTTAGGTAAGCTGATCGCTTACGCGACAAGTGAAAGCTTCGGCGATGTGGAATCGTAAGGCCAGCGAAAAAGAACGCGAGATCGACCGCCAGGTGCATGGTTTGGTCAAGCCAGCAACACGCTTTCGTGCAACGAAGCTGAAGCCTGGAGAAACACTCTCTATTACAGCGACCAAGTTTGGCGGTGCTCCTTACGCAGAAGCTGGCGAGTCCTGGCCCATGTTGGGAGATCATCCGTTTGATTTCGTCGCACAGTTCAACCTGACCGAGATCGAAGAACCGCCGACCGATGCGTACGATTTGTTTACGGTTTTTATTTGCTGGGAGGGTCTGGTCGAAGATCCGGAGAACTGCTGCCTGGTCAGGACCTACGAAAAACCGTCGGTAGAGAAAGCGGTGGAAATGCCGCGTCCCGAGGCCCACGGCCAACAGGACTACCAGACTCAAGCGTGCGGTGTCGAGCGATGGCGAGCCGACAGTTACCCTTCACCTCTAGGAGGATGGGAACAGTTGCCGGTGTTTGAAAGCTGGCCAAAGCCACCCAAGGTTTGCGTACGTAGTTTTCGCGACGAGCTGATTCAGTTGGGTAGCAGCATCAAGTATCACTGGACCATCGGCGAGGCAGGCCAGGCTTACTCGAAAAGTCTGCGTCGCTTGGGTTACCATTGGAAGGACGGAGAGGTCACTCAAGTTGGCGGCTATCCCTTCTACGTCCATGATGCCACGCTCGAAGACGACGATTACTTTCTGCTGGCACAAATTGCCCACGAACCCAACGCCAATTTCTGCATCGGGGATGCGGCCAATTACTTGATTGCCGCTTGTAAGTCCGATCCTACCCAGTTCTGGTTCGACGCTTTTCAAACCCACTAGAGCCTCGTACGGACGATGCACGACTATCGGTTTCCCAGTCCGAGTCGATAGCAAACCCCCTCACCTTCTTTGAGTGTTCTTTGCTGAACCTGCCAAGTAGGAAGGTCTTCTCAGGCAATGTCTGTCTTGAGCACGAACGAAAACAAAAAGGCCACGTCCGATTGCTCGTCCGTGGCCGTCCTCGTTGCGGTCCTCGCTTCCATTAAGCAAAAACAATTTGTCGAATAGACGCGGTTGAGGGGGCAGGTCACTTCATAAGTGCGTCTAACTCGCCGATGAGACGATCGAGCATCGCATCTTGGGAACCTTGTCCATCTTTCATGGACTCAAGTTGTTCCCGCAGCATATCGCGGGCATCTAGGGGCTGACGGCTTCCAGTACTGGTCGCAGTGCCCATGTTGCTGCTGGCGGTAGAACCTGGGGGCAATAGCTTACGATAGATGGCAGACGCTTTGCGGGATTGCCGCGCCAAATCTCGCAGGTTCTTGGCAACAAAAACCTCTTCGGTCCCGTCGGGATGTTCGATTGTGAGCGAAATGGTGTCGGGTTTTTCAACAATCGTGATGTTGTCGCCATTGAGAGTCGCCTCCGTCGTACGCGTCCACAACTCATTGCCATTTGCATTGAGC includes:
- a CDS encoding DUF1963 domain-containing protein, producing the protein MWNRKASEKEREIDRQVHGLVKPATRFRATKLKPGETLSITATKFGGAPYAEAGESWPMLGDHPFDFVAQFNLTEIEEPPTDAYDLFTVFICWEGLVEDPENCCLVRTYEKPSVEKAVEMPRPEAHGQQDYQTQACGVERWRADSYPSPLGGWEQLPVFESWPKPPKVCVRSFRDELIQLGSSIKYHWTIGEAGQAYSKSLRRLGYHWKDGEVTQVGGYPFYVHDATLEDDDYFLLAQIAHEPNANFCIGDAANYLIAACKSDPTQFWFDAFQTH
- a CDS encoding DNA topoisomerase VI subunit B; amino-acid sequence: MSEGATTTANGTAKRKKSAPRRATAETMAKKQREISVSEFFAKNRHMLGFDNPRKALLTTIKEAVDNSLDACEEAGILPEIWVHVEQTGESRYKAAIQDNGPGILKKQIPLIFGKLLYGSKFHRLRMSRGQQGIGISAAGMYAILTTGKPIKIVSKTGARKPAHYYELRIDTKVNKPEILNGKGDGEDIPPGEKGEQYIADHGIEWVTHHDPEKPDAKPKPLVSGTRVTLDLEAKYQRGKGSVDEYLEQTAIANPHVTLHYIDPSGHQKTYRRSTDILPPEATEIKPHPYGVELGRLVSMCKESTESSLSGFLTTSFSRVSSGIAKQICDKAKLSTRMRVKRIDRDHAEHLYAAIQDTKISNPTTDCIVPIGEEQLLKGLHSVVPAEFYAAATRPPAVYRGNPFQIEVALAYGGNVETQKITKDLLKELLYETDARTVRQFLILTFNGLGPDAADKIIKQSKVGTRKSPNKLKPKEIDHLFEAMQNVNVNEGQSMQVYRYANRVPLQFQHGDCAITKTIAQTNWRSYGLSQSRGNLPSGPVTIMVHIASVWVPFTNQAKEAVASYDEIQKEMRLALQTVGRKLGMFLRRRMKVKQQADRRSIFRRYLGEVAQAVSDINGTDKEDIYEKLLEVAKKKTAEADMVLDESGKAVDPTQADYGGGVLIVDKDDDEMLADMLNRPAEADAPATTKPKDGQGELFDDDEADDED
- a CDS encoding DUF1559 domain-containing protein: MKKRAFTLVELLVVIAIIGVLIALLLPAVQQAREAARRMQCNNNLKQIGLGLHNFHDTYGQFPAGYGFNDQANAASWRKAWGWGARILPFLEQSALHDQLGVTSQEFDNLLPGNNSSSWPAAGVALIRTPLDAYICPSDPGDVINTSVDFCHTGGPDSTKPAKSNYAGVLGHYTTNWGASPTASIPNKHGMMDPQKGIRMADITDGTSNTFAVGERDSIHHAAYWVGTGNVNSESSWSSPKAIGRTFGQKLNQPLVGRFYLAFSSLHPGGANFLFADGSVHFISETIDSREGLLNDGNPAAWYSSYGSLDKSTIGVYQKLGLRDDGQPLGEY
- a CDS encoding DUF1559 family PulG-like putative transporter produces the protein MKKQAFTLVELLVVIAIIGVLIALLLPAVQQAREAARKVQCRNNLKQSILAIHNYHDTFLEMPSYRRDNTFWGWAAQILPFMEQDNLSETVGVNSNTFPQAVDGSAGTAATDALGTVISGLRCPSTTAPETYEHDGVEYGVISYAASRGYGQAGWDSDAAANTGAINKEGLEFSAITDGLSNTFAIGEASARAGGWVPGPRGWAFWAGTPGNSYLERQNTLSKCVSFPMNATAHWGFTSQHTEGAYFAFCDGSVQFISEHIEFDKNGVPNGWFGGNGVRDQVYANASGMGVYQLLGVRDDGQTVSLP